The genomic segment AGGTTTTGGAGCCAAAGGCGCCGCCCATCGGCGGGGCGATGATGCGAATGCGCTCCTGGGGCAGGCCGAAGATGCCGGCCAGGTCCATGCGCAGGTTAAAGGGCGTCTGCGTCCCCGTCCAGACCTCCAGGCGCCCGTCGGCTGTCCAGCGCGCCAGACAGGCATGAGGCTCCATCGGGACATGCTGGGCGCTGGGTGTGCGATAGGTCTCTTCGACAATGACCTCGGCCTCGGCAAAGCCCTGCTCGATGTCGCCGTGGCGGATGCGAAAGTGGTGGCAGACGTTGCGCTGCGGCTCGGGGCGCATGCCGAAGTAGGCGGCGTCGTTCTGGGAGACGGCCAGATCTTCATGAAGCAGGGGCGCGCCCGGCTGCATGGCCTCGACAGCGTCGAAGACCGCCGGCAGCTCTTCGTAGTCGACCTCAATTAGCTCGGCGGCTTCGCGCGCGGCCCTCGGCGAGGAGGCGGCGACGGCGGCCACCGGGTCGCCAATGTAGAGGGCGCGCTCAACGGCCAGCACCTGCTGATCTTTGATCTGGCAGCCGTAGAGGCCGAGAGCGCGTACGTCGTCGGGAGTCAAGGCCACTACGTCGGCGGGCAAGGCCGAGGTGTCAACGCGCAGAACGCGGGCATGGGCGTAGGGCGAGCGCACAATGCAGGCATAGAGCATATCAGGCAGCTCGACATCCTGGGCATAGCGGATGGCCCCGGTCACGCGCGGGTCAGGTTCAGTACGATGGGTGTTCTCGCCTGGCTCAGGCATGGCCCTAGACATGGCGCTGGCTCCCTCCTTCCGTGGCGATGATCTGCTGATGGAGATCTTCTAGCGCTCGGCGCACCTCGACCGCGATGACGCGCCGGCGGTAGCGGGCCGAGCCGCGCGCGTCGCTGAGCGGCTCGATGGCGGCGGCGTAGCGCTCGCCGATCTCGCGCGCCAGCTCTGCATTGATGCCCGCCTGGCCCTCGGCCAGAGCGCAGATTTCAGGAAAATACTGCGGGCGCTCGGCGACGGCGCCGACGGTGACGCGCAGGCGTCCCTCACGACGCACGGCGGCGACGGCCACGCAGGGGCGGTCTTCGCTGGAGCGCGATCGGAATTTACGGTAGACGGCCCCCTCGATCCCTCCGGGAACCTGGATTTCGGTGAGCAGCTCGTCGGGGCGCAGGCTGGTTTCATAGTGGCCGACAATCAGCTCCTCGACGGAGATCAGGCGCTGGCCCTGGGGGCTGCGCGCGACGACGCTGGCGCCGAGGGCGTGCAGCAGGGCCGGCGGATCGGAAGCATAGTCGGCATCAGCCAGGACGCCACCGACGGTGGCCTGGTTGCGCACGCGCGGACTGGCGACCAGGGCGAAGGTGCTGGCCAGCACAGGCCAGCCGCGCTGAACCAGCGGCGAGCGCTCCAGGGCGCGGTGAGTGGTCATGGCGCCGATGCGCAGCAGAGGCTTGCCGCTGGCACTGGCATCCTCGACGCGGAGGTAGGCCAGTTCCGCTATCTGGCGTAGGGTGAGCAGGGCAGCGGGTTGCAACAGGCCCTGATTGATCAGAATGCCGACAAAGGTGCCGCCGGCCACAACCGTGGCCTCCTCGCCATAACGGGCGCGCAGTTCCAGGGCCTCCTCCAGGGAGGTCGGGGCAAGCCACGCAGGAATTGGTCTGGCCATAAGGCTTCCAGCTTCTTTCTAGCTCGCTAGCTCTCGCGCTCTCTCACTCGCACACTTGCATTGCACGTTCGTTGCGTCGGGCGACAGGCGCCATCGCTCTGGCCCGTCGCCCGGGGTGGTCCAGTGCCACCCACCTATCTGTCCTTCCCACCCGCTCGCCCGCCCCGTCTCACTCCGGCCTCACCTTCCGGTGGATCGTAGCGGCAGGACGGGCGAGCCTGGCAAGGAAGGAAGAAGAAGAAAAAGAAGAAGCAGCACAGCCGCTCAGAGGGTGGTAATGGGACGCGACTGCAGCAGATAGAGTTGTCCGTTTTCGATGGCCCACTCGATATCTTGGGGGACGCCGAACAGCTCCATCAGGTGCAGGCCCAGCTCCGTCAGCCGGCGAACCTCCTCCGGTTCCAGCACGCGCTGTGTACCGACGATCTGCTCGCGCTTGATGGCGCCGGCGCGATCGACCACGTAGTGGTCGGGAGTGACTTCGCCCGAGACGACTTGCTCTCCGAGACCAAAGACCGCTTCGATGATCAGGCGGTCGCGGCGCCGGTTGACGGGGTCAACCGTGAAGAGGACGCCAGACTTCTCGGGGGCGAGCATCTTCTGGACAACGACGGCCATGCCAAGGTCGCGCAGCGAGCCTTTGCGCGCGCGGTAGAAGAGGGCGCGCTCGCTGAAGAAGGAGGCCCAGCAGTCGACGACACGGCGACAGACCTCTTCGGCCCCGCGCACGTTGAGGTAGGTCTCCTGTTGGCCGGCGTAGCTGGCCGCTTCGGAATCTTCAGCACAGGCCGAGGAGCGCACGGCTACCAGGCCATTGCCGGGCGCAAGGCGCTCGTAGGCGGCCACGATGGCCTCGCGTGGCGGTTCGGCCAGGCGGACCAGCTCCTGAGCTTCGGCGTGGCGCTGGTCCAGTGCCAGGGCAAGGAGACGCTCGCGGTCGACCGACTGCTCCAGGACGCAGGCCGGAATGACGAAGCCCGGCGGTACCGGCAGGCCCTGGGCGGTCATCGTTGCCAGACTGGCCCCTTTGCCGCCGGCCTGGCGCACGTCACAGCAGGCTTCCTCGTCAAACCAGAGGATCGCCCCCTGCACTTGCTGTCGCATGATACACGCACTCCTTCTCTCTCGTCGCTCGTTGACTGCCGGCGCTAGCCCTCATCTTCGACGATGCCGACGGCGCGCACGGGCGCCCCGGTGGTACCGACCCACTTGATGGGGAAGACGGCCACTTTGAAGTTGCAGGGCGGCAGCTGATCAAGATTGACCAGGTTCTCCAGGTGCCAGTAGTCTTCTTCTTTCATGACCAGGTGGGCTTCCCAGAACTGTTTGCGCTCGAACATGGCCCAGACGGGCGGGTCGAAGGTTGGGGCATCGGTTCCCATCATGCGCACGCCCTGCGAGATCAGGTAGCGGGTGGCCTCCGCCGTCATGCCGCAGTGATCGGTGAGATAGCGTGGCTCGGTATTGTAGGCGGAGGCGCCGGTCTGGATCAGAACGATGTCGCGCGGCTTGAGGGTGTAGTTGATCCTGGCCAGGGCTTCCTCAATGTCGGCGCGCGTGATGCCGTAGCCGTAGGGCTTGTCGCGGAAGTCGAGGACGACGCCGTCGGAGTAGCAGTACTCCAGGGGAATGCCTTCGGGGCCGGGCGCCTCGGGGCCGCGCACGTGTTTGAGAGCATCGCAGTGGGTGCCGATGTGGTCGCCCTGGATGACGAGATAGGAGGCCGTCAGCCAGGTGGCTCCGTATTGGGCGGCGCCGATGCCTTCGGCGAATTCTTGCCAGGTCTCGTACATCAGCAGGGCCGGCGGGACGACGCGCGGGAAGGTCATCATGCCCTTGTGCACCGGCATTGAGAGATCGACAAGGCGAGTCATGCGTGTTCTCCTTTCAGGACCAGTTCCCCGAAGAATTCGACATGCTGGCGCAGCAGGCGGCCTGCCAGGTCGCCGTCGCCGGCGCGCAGCGCTTCCAGAATGGGACGATGCATGTCGGCCAGGTGGTGCGGCTCGATTTCGGTTTTGACGACGCTGATGAGGGTGCGGGCCTCGATGCGCAGCGAGCGCCAGACTTCCTGCAGGACGCGGTTGCCACAGGCGTCGACGATCAGGCGATGGAAGGCGACGTCGTGGCAGACCTGGGCATAGAGGTCGCCGTCGTCGGCAGCGCGGTGCATGGCGGCGATCTCGGCCTCCAGGGCACCGACGTCGCCGGCCAGGCGGACCGCCGCCGCTCGCGCCGCCACCTCTTCAATGGCGGCGCGCACGGGATAGACTTCGGCCAGTTCCTGCTGGGAGACAGCGCGCACGCGCGCGCCGCGGTAGGGGACCGACTCGACGAAGCCGAGGGCCTCTAGCTCACGCAGGGATTCGCGCACCGGCGCCTGGCTGGTGCCGAATTCCTGGGCGATCTGCAGCTCGATCAGGCGGTCGCCGGGTCGGTACTCGCCCTGCAGGATGCGTGTGAGCAGGATCTCTTTGATCTGCTGGCGCAGGCTCTTGCGTGTCAGCGTCAAGCAAGGACCTCCACTACGCCGGTGGCACCGTTGACGCGGATGCGGTCGCCCGTCTTGATGCGCTGGGTGGCGTCGGAGGTGCCAACCACTGCCGGGATGCCGAACTCGCGCGAGACAACCGCCGGGTGCGAGGTCACGCCGCCGGCGTCGGTGACGAGGCCGACGATGCGCGTGAAGAGTACGACCCAGGCGGGATTGGTCATGCGGCAGACGAGGATGTCGCCTTCGCGTACCTGGTCGAACTGCTCCAGTGAGAGGACGACGCGCGCCGGTCCTTCGATAACGCCGGGCGAGGCGGCCAGGCCACGGATTTCGTCGCTCTTCTGGGCCGGCTGCTTGTAGAACTTCTCCGGGAAGCCCCAGAGGGCGTTGTAGGGGAAGGCCAGGGCCGTTTTGGTGGCGGTGCCGACCCATTCGCGCGGGCGAATGTTGTAGGCGCGCTCGCGCTCGTCGCGCCGCTGCGAGACCAGTTCGCGGGCGGGGACGGCGCCGGGATTGGTCATGAGCAGGCGCAGCTCGTTGTAGCGCAGGTACATGACGTCTTCGGGGTCGTCGAGCAGTTTGGCCTGGACCAGCTTCTTGCCGATGGCGATGAGCACCAGGCGCAGGCGGGCGTTGGTCCCCTGGTCGATGTAGAAGTGATGATCAGGGGTGAGTGGGTTCATGCGCAGTGAGAGGTCAAGGGCCTGTTGCAGGCGCTCGCGCCCTTCGCCGGGCGGGACGTCGTCCATCAGTTCGTGAATGGCGCGGTCAAGGTCCTCGCGTACGCCCTGGATGGTGCGCGGATAGTCGTAGTCGGTCTCCAGGTAGCCGCGCAGGATCTCGATGATCGGGGTGGCCTGCTCCTTCCAGGTGGGGAAGGCGAATTCGTGGGACCAGATCGATTTGTAGCCGAATTCCTGCTGATACGGCTCGATGCGCTCGCGAATGAGCTGCTGGCCGCGCGAGGATTGTTGCAGGGCGCGCCAGATGTCGGCGGCGGTTTCGCCGCGCTTGAAGAGCTGGCGCAGGTCGTCGTCGGCCTTGATCTCTTCTTTGATGCGCCAGAGGGCCTCGATGGAGTCCCAGTTACGGTCGGCCAGCGAGCTTTGCAGGCGCCCCATCAGGTTGGGGTCGACCTGGCCTTTGATTTCCTGGATGAGGGCGTTGAGGTTGAGAGTCGAAGAGAACTGGGCAAAGTTGAGCATCCAGTGGATTTTCCAGTGACGGTCGTGGATGTCGATGGCGTCCTCGAGGAGGACGGCTAGCTCGACGAGACTGGCGTGCTCGGTGTCGTAGTTGTCGAGGTAGGCAAAGTTGCGCTCCATTTCGGGACGCAGCCGTGTCTGCCACCAGTCGAGGAAGTTGTGGGCGTAGTGGGGCAGGACGGCGTTCATGTAGGCGCCGATTTTCTGGGGATAGTCGGGATCGCGCGGGACGCGCGGGACGTAGCGCGCCTGGTATTCGGTGGCTTCGGCGTGTAGTGAGGAGTCGGCGGGTACGGCGGCGGTGTAGACGTAACCGTTGATGTTTTTGGCGATCCAGTCGCAGGCGAAGGGGGTGCCGAAGCGCCGGAACATGTGGTCGCAGGTGAGCCACCAGCCGCCAATGTCGAAGAACATGGGCGAGACGGGGTTAGGGATGTGCAGGTCGTCGTAGATCCAGAACAGTTCCTGCTCGCCCTCTTCCCAACTGATGGGAAAGCTCTCGTCGCCGTAGAATGTGCCCAGGACTTCGTCGTTGCTGCTCATAAAATAAGCCTTCCTCTCTGAAAACGGGTCCCGACCTCGGGTACAGGGAGGGCTGTCTGGCTTCTGCGCAGCGCTGGGCTGGCGCGCCCTCTGGCTATCCTGCCGGCCCTGGTCGGGTGTGAGCGTTCCTCGCGCTGAACGCTGGCCGGGCCGTGTGGCGCGTGCACACGGCTGGCGCACTCAGAAGCAAGCAAGTAGTAAAGCAAGAGCAGGTCCAGGCTAGCCAGGCCGGCACATGTCTCTGTGCCGCTGCTCTCTATCAAGAATAAATTATCGATAAACGAAAGTCAAGCGGGCAGGAGAAGGTCGGCCCCCAAGAGGGAGAGCGGTGGGGAGCCGGGAGCCTGCCAGGCCCATAGGCGAGAGACAGCCAGGGATTGGCTGGCGTTGCTTGACGGGAGACGCCCGGGATGTTATGCTCACAGTGGGCGGTCTCGCTTTAAGCAAGCAGCCCGCGTGGTAGGAAATAGCGTATGCCTTGAGGAAATATGATGAGGAGTCGATCGCATGCTAAGTCGGGAGGAAGTTGAGCAACTGATCGATCAAAAGCTGGCACCTCTGCAAGAGGAGATCGCGATGCTCAAAGGTCAGTTGGGCAAAGTCGATCTCCTGGCCATTGATCACCGCAATATGCGTCAGGCGCTGACGCGCATTGAGACCGCCCAGGACAGCCTGAAGCTCGATTTCGAGCGCCAGGAGAAGCGCCTGATCCGCTTTGAGGAACAGACCAATCGTCAGTTTGCAGCCCTCAAGGGGGACACTGAGAAACTCGCAGAGCAGGTCTCTGATCTCAAAGTCGATACCACAACGCTCAAAGAGCAGATGGCGCTCGTGATTAGCATGTTGCGCCGCGTGCTTCCCTCAGATCAGTAGGGTTGCTGATCCTTCTTCTCTCTCACACGGCGACAGGCGCCGGACGGTGCGGCGGCTCGCTCGCTAGTGCTGCTTCTGCGCTGGCCGTGTGAGCCTCGGAGAGCAGAGCAGGAGCGACCCATCCACCGTCTACGGCCTACGGCGGCAGTCGTTGCGGCTTCCTCCCCTTGCTGACCGCTCGCTCTCGCTCACTGA from the Thermogemmatispora onikobensis genome contains:
- a CDS encoding PEP-utilizing enzyme is translated as MRQPCARATRPGQRSARGTLTPDQGRQDSQRARQPSAAQKPDSPPCTRGRDPFSERKAYFMSSNDEVLGTFYGDESFPISWEEGEQELFWIYDDLHIPNPVSPMFFDIGGWWLTCDHMFRRFGTPFACDWIAKNINGYVYTAAVPADSSLHAEATEYQARYVPRVPRDPDYPQKIGAYMNAVLPHYAHNFLDWWQTRLRPEMERNFAYLDNYDTEHASLVELAVLLEDAIDIHDRHWKIHWMLNFAQFSSTLNLNALIQEIKGQVDPNLMGRLQSSLADRNWDSIEALWRIKEEIKADDDLRQLFKRGETAADIWRALQQSSRGQQLIRERIEPYQQEFGYKSIWSHEFAFPTWKEQATPIIEILRGYLETDYDYPRTIQGVREDLDRAIHELMDDVPPGEGRERLQQALDLSLRMNPLTPDHHFYIDQGTNARLRLVLIAIGKKLVQAKLLDDPEDVMYLRYNELRLLMTNPGAVPARELVSQRRDERERAYNIRPREWVGTATKTALAFPYNALWGFPEKFYKQPAQKSDEIRGLAASPGVIEGPARVVLSLEQFDQVREGDILVCRMTNPAWVVLFTRIVGLVTDAGGVTSHPAVVSREFGIPAVVGTSDATQRIKTGDRIRVNGATGVVEVLA
- a CDS encoding PEP/pyruvate-binding domain-containing protein — its product is MRQQVQGAILWFDEEACCDVRQAGGKGASLATMTAQGLPVPPGFVIPACVLEQSVDRERLLALALDQRHAEAQELVRLAEPPREAIVAAYERLAPGNGLVAVRSSACAEDSEAASYAGQQETYLNVRGAEEVCRRVVDCWASFFSERALFYRARKGSLRDLGMAVVVQKMLAPEKSGVLFTVDPVNRRRDRLIIEAVFGLGEQVVSGEVTPDHYVVDRAGAIKREQIVGTQRVLEPEEVRRLTELGLHLMELFGVPQDIEWAIENGQLYLLQSRPITTL
- a CDS encoding FAD binding domain-containing protein yields the protein MARPIPAWLAPTSLEEALELRARYGEEATVVAGGTFVGILINQGLLQPAALLTLRQIAELAYLRVEDASASGKPLLRIGAMTTHRALERSPLVQRGWPVLASTFALVASPRVRNQATVGGVLADADYASDPPALLHALGASVVARSPQGQRLISVEELIVGHYETSLRPDELLTEIQVPGGIEGAVYRKFRSRSSEDRPCVAVAAVRREGRLRVTVGAVAERPQYFPEICALAEGQAGINAELAREIGERYAAAIEPLSDARGSARYRRRVIAVEVRRALEDLHQQIIATEGGSQRHV
- a CDS encoding GntR family transcriptional regulator gives rise to the protein MTLTRKSLRQQIKEILLTRILQGEYRPGDRLIELQIAQEFGTSQAPVRESLRELEALGFVESVPYRGARVRAVSQQELAEVYPVRAAIEEVAARAAAVRLAGDVGALEAEIAAMHRAADDGDLYAQVCHDVAFHRLIVDACGNRVLQEVWRSLRIEARTLISVVKTEIEPHHLADMHRPILEALRAGDGDLAGRLLRQHVEFFGELVLKGEHA
- a CDS encoding cyclase family protein, with the translated sequence MTRLVDLSMPVHKGMMTFPRVVPPALLMYETWQEFAEGIGAAQYGATWLTASYLVIQGDHIGTHCDALKHVRGPEAPGPEGIPLEYCYSDGVVLDFRDKPYGYGITRADIEEALARINYTLKPRDIVLIQTGASAYNTEPRYLTDHCGMTAEATRYLISQGVRMMGTDAPTFDPPVWAMFERKQFWEAHLVMKEEDYWHLENLVNLDQLPPCNFKVAVFPIKWVGTTGAPVRAVGIVEDEG